The Lycium barbarum isolate Lr01 chromosome 12, ASM1917538v2, whole genome shotgun sequence genome includes a region encoding these proteins:
- the LOC132622162 gene encoding BURP domain protein RD22-like, translated as MQQYRQKFIGKLNCPTLKCPQAIEDFHPQADHNTDSNQKVYYGTHQYGLWPWHHEATEDEIRELKSDNYRPYFLEKELKKRKIINFRPLKNKNDAPFLPRQSVESIPFSSKTIPQILNHFSIDSNSKDAQMIKKAIKFCEEPEMKEEKKFCATSLESMVDFILSVLGTNNILAITAKVEGETPMLQKYTIEEVQQISDGDNMVCHKLNYAYAVHYCHAAGSTKTFMVSMVGANGTRVKAVSVCHKDTSFWTPKGLPFVLLNVKPGTTPICHFLPNDQIVFVPSN; from the exons ATGCAGCAATATCGCCAGAAGTTTATTGGAAAGTTAAATTGCCCAACACTCAAATGCCCCCAAGCGATCGAAGATTTTCATCCCCAAGCAG ATCATAATACTGACAGTAATCAGAAAGTATACTATGGGACCCACCAATATGGATTGTGGCCTTGGCATCATGAAGCTACAGAGGATGAGATTCGGGAGCTGAAATCAGATAATTACAGACCTTACTTCTTAGAAAAGGAGTTGAAGAAACGAAAGATCATCAACTTTCGCCCcctgaaaaataaaaatgatgcCCCATTTTTGCCTCGCCAATCCGTGGAATCGATTCCCTTCTCGTCGAAAACAATCCCACAGATTCTGAACCATTTCTCAATAGATAGTAACTCAAAGGATGCTCAAATGATTAAGAAAGCAATCAAATTTTGTGAAGAGCCagaaatgaaagaagagaagaaATTCTGTGCAACTTCTCTGGAGTCCATGGTAGATTTCATCTTATCCGTGCTAGGAACAAACAATATTCTAGCAATTACAGCAAAGGTAGAAGGGGAAACTCCAATGTTGCAGAAATATACCATTGAAGAAGTTCAACAGATATCTGATGGTGATAACATGGTATGCCACAAACTTAATTACGCGTACGCTGTGCATTATTGTCATGCTGCAGGAAGTACGAAGACATTTATGGTATCTATGGTTGGTGCTAATGGAACAAGAGTAAAAGCAGTATCAGTGTGCCATAAAGATACATCCTTTTGGACCCCTAAAGGATTGCCTTTCGTACTGCTCAATGTTAAGCCTGGAACTACCCCTATTTGTCATTTCCTTCCAAATGATCAAATCGTCTTTGTCCCTTCTAATTAA